One Argiope bruennichi chromosome 5, qqArgBrue1.1, whole genome shotgun sequence DNA segment encodes these proteins:
- the LOC129969690 gene encoding POU domain, class 2, transcription factor 3-like isoform X10 encodes MFPHMECKDEGKSGGHREKRVRRGSSTEGEFDDELRLCIVDSGMNGDLSNDTQDSSTSHDTADLRHDEDSVDSEKALNLAMDEEDDEDNDEPIDATMPSAASRATTNGQSVPRSSGQPSHNNCHPSSTSSIASPSAMVNNTAAALAAAAAAGQLSLNQLLAAGAQGQQQMLMQAGLAQQLQQVGKLPVNSALAGLQLNPQDLQQLQQQLQQHSLQSMQPFVFLQPGQLSANMQAQLFLQNQGLLQQGLMQQSLQNLQLQANQGAVSLPQGVLSSQAAATVAAAAAAQQQFQQQMQQQSQQHHQQQTQSQQQQPRPQAPPQPPPPPLPPSSLQQSQPVIINQAQMPPAQKMSFSQSPVHQSKPRPTEPSPEEMTDLEELEQFAKTFKQKRIKLGFTQGDVGLAMGKLYNNDFSQTTISRFEALNLSFKNMCKLKPMLQRWLEDTDASMNNPAALANVHTSPESIGRRRKKRTSIETTVRLALEKSFLQNPKPTSEEISMLAESLTMEKEVVRVWFCNRRQKEKRINPPTSCSMSCPPSLVSPVTPPAMVMSMSALATTATSLGVGTPPPPRSPGVPVTATDLSITSMLPTGTAQQATSVTTNVSRASAIVSPTIKNE; translated from the exons ATTCCGGGATGAATGGCGATCTCTCGAACGACACCCAAGACAGCAGCACTAGTCATGACACGGCGGACCTCAGACATGATGAAGACAGCGTCGATTCCGAGAAAGCACTCAACCTC GCAATGGATGAGGAGGACGACGAGGACAATGATGAGCCCATCGACGCCACGATGCCCTCTGCGGCGAGTCGGGCCACCACCAACGGTCAGTCCGTGCCCCGGTCCTCCGGACAACCCTCGCACAACAACTGCCATCCGAGCTCCACCAGCTCCATTGCCTCGCCATCGGCCATGGTCAACAACACGGCGGCAGCGCTCGCTGCGGCCGCGGCGGCTGGTCAGCTCTCACTCAATCAA CTGTTAGCAGCAGGAGCTCAAGGGCAGCAACAGATGCTCATGCAAGCTGGACTTGCTCAGCAACTTCAGCAAGTTGGCAAG TTGCCTGTAAATTCAGCTTTAGCTGGCTTGCAGTTGAATCCTCAGGACCTTCAGCAGTTGCAGCAACAACTGCAGCAGCACAGTTTGCAGAGTATGCAACCTTTTGTGTTTCTGCAACCTGGCCAGTTATCTGCAAACATGCAGGCCCAGCTTTTCCTACAAAATCAG GGACTTCTTCAGCAAGGTCTTATGCAGCAGAGTCTGCAGAATCTTCAGCTGCAAGCCAATCAAGGGGCCGTTTCTCTACCTCAGGGAGTGCTGTCTTCTCAGGCAGCTGCAACTGTGGCTGCTGCTGCGGCAGCCCAACAGCAATTCCAGCAGCAGATGCAGCAGCAATCGCAGCAGCACCACCAGCAACAAACACAGTCTCAGCAGCAGCAGCCGAGACCGCAAGCGCCTCCACAACCGCCACCGCCTCCTCTACCTCCTTCTTCCCTACAACAATCACAACCGGTCATCATTAATCAGGCACAAATGCCACCAGCACAGAAG atGTCTTTCTCCCAGAGTCCAGTCCACCAATCAAAACCACGACCCACTGAACCAAGTCCGGAAGAAATGACGGATTTGGAGGAGCTTGAACAATTTGCTAaaactttcaaacaaaaaagaatCAAACTAG GCTTCACCCAAGGAGATGTGGGTTTGGCGATGGGTAAACTGTACAACAATGACTTCAGCCAGACCACGATCTCCAGGTTCGAGGCCCTCAACCTCAGCTTCAAAAACATGTGCAAACTAAAGCCGATGCTGCAGCGGTGGCTGGAGGATACCGATGCCTCCATGAACAACCCGGCTGCCCTCGCAAACGTGCACACCTCCCCAGAGTCTATAGGGCGAAGGCGAAAAAAGCGCACCAGCATCGAAACGACGGTCCGGTTAGCCCTGGAGAAGTCCTTCCTTCAGAATCCAAAACCAACCTCCGAAGAGATCTCCATGCTGGCCGAATCGCTGACCATGGAGAAGGAGGTGGTGAGGGTCTGGTTCTGCAACCGGCGGCAGAAGGAGAAGCGGATCAACCCTCCGACCAGCTGTTCCATGTCCTGTCCTCCATCGCTGGTGTCTCCAGTCACGCCACCCGCCATGGTGATGTCCATGTCAGCGCTAGCCACAACAGCTACCTCTCTCGGTGTCGGCACGCCACCACCTCCTCGCTCTCCCGGTGTGCCCGTCACCGCCACAGACCTCTCCATCACATCCATGCTGCCCACCGGCACCGCTCAACAAGCTACCTCAGTGACGACCAATGTATCGAGAGCCTCTGCCATTGTCTCGCCGACGATCAAGAACGAGTAA
- the LOC129969690 gene encoding POU domain, class 2, transcription factor 3-like isoform X9 — protein MDAVNVHPFFPLLWASKFGPRLPWPVGNRGANGTASSDEKHDHTDSGMNGDLSNDTQDSSTSHDTADLRHDEDSVDSEKALNLAMDEEDDEDNDEPIDATMPSAASRATTNGQSVPRSSGQPSHNNCHPSSTSSIASPSAMVNNTAAALAAAAAAGQLSLNQLLAAGAQGQQQMLMQAGLAQQLQQVGKLPVNSALAGLQLNPQDLQQLQQQLQQHSLQSMQPFVFLQPGQLSANMQAQLFLQNQGLLQQGLMQQSLQNLQLQANQGAVSLPQGVLSSQAAATVAAAAAAQQQFQQQMQQQSQQHHQQQTQSQQQQPRPQAPPQPPPPPLPPSSLQQSQPVIINQAQMPPAQKMSFSQSPVHQSKPRPTEPSPEEMTDLEELEQFAKTFKQKRIKLGFTQGDVGLAMGKLYNNDFSQTTISRFEALNLSFKNMCKLKPMLQRWLEDTDASMNNPAALANVHTSPESIGRRRKKRTSIETTVRLALEKSFLQNPKPTSEEISMLAESLTMEKEVVRVWFCNRRQKEKRINPPTSCSMSCPPSLVSPVTPPAMVMSMSALATTATSLGVGTPPPPRSPGVPVTATDLSITSMLPTGTAQQATSVTTNVSRASAIVSPTIKNE, from the exons ATTCCGGGATGAATGGCGATCTCTCGAACGACACCCAAGACAGCAGCACTAGTCATGACACGGCGGACCTCAGACATGATGAAGACAGCGTCGATTCCGAGAAAGCACTCAACCTC GCAATGGATGAGGAGGACGACGAGGACAATGATGAGCCCATCGACGCCACGATGCCCTCTGCGGCGAGTCGGGCCACCACCAACGGTCAGTCCGTGCCCCGGTCCTCCGGACAACCCTCGCACAACAACTGCCATCCGAGCTCCACCAGCTCCATTGCCTCGCCATCGGCCATGGTCAACAACACGGCGGCAGCGCTCGCTGCGGCCGCGGCGGCTGGTCAGCTCTCACTCAATCAA CTGTTAGCAGCAGGAGCTCAAGGGCAGCAACAGATGCTCATGCAAGCTGGACTTGCTCAGCAACTTCAGCAAGTTGGCAAG TTGCCTGTAAATTCAGCTTTAGCTGGCTTGCAGTTGAATCCTCAGGACCTTCAGCAGTTGCAGCAACAACTGCAGCAGCACAGTTTGCAGAGTATGCAACCTTTTGTGTTTCTGCAACCTGGCCAGTTATCTGCAAACATGCAGGCCCAGCTTTTCCTACAAAATCAG GGACTTCTTCAGCAAGGTCTTATGCAGCAGAGTCTGCAGAATCTTCAGCTGCAAGCCAATCAAGGGGCCGTTTCTCTACCTCAGGGAGTGCTGTCTTCTCAGGCAGCTGCAACTGTGGCTGCTGCTGCGGCAGCCCAACAGCAATTCCAGCAGCAGATGCAGCAGCAATCGCAGCAGCACCACCAGCAACAAACACAGTCTCAGCAGCAGCAGCCGAGACCGCAAGCGCCTCCACAACCGCCACCGCCTCCTCTACCTCCTTCTTCCCTACAACAATCACAACCGGTCATCATTAATCAGGCACAAATGCCACCAGCACAGAAG atGTCTTTCTCCCAGAGTCCAGTCCACCAATCAAAACCACGACCCACTGAACCAAGTCCGGAAGAAATGACGGATTTGGAGGAGCTTGAACAATTTGCTAaaactttcaaacaaaaaagaatCAAACTAG GCTTCACCCAAGGAGATGTGGGTTTGGCGATGGGTAAACTGTACAACAATGACTTCAGCCAGACCACGATCTCCAGGTTCGAGGCCCTCAACCTCAGCTTCAAAAACATGTGCAAACTAAAGCCGATGCTGCAGCGGTGGCTGGAGGATACCGATGCCTCCATGAACAACCCGGCTGCCCTCGCAAACGTGCACACCTCCCCAGAGTCTATAGGGCGAAGGCGAAAAAAGCGCACCAGCATCGAAACGACGGTCCGGTTAGCCCTGGAGAAGTCCTTCCTTCAGAATCCAAAACCAACCTCCGAAGAGATCTCCATGCTGGCCGAATCGCTGACCATGGAGAAGGAGGTGGTGAGGGTCTGGTTCTGCAACCGGCGGCAGAAGGAGAAGCGGATCAACCCTCCGACCAGCTGTTCCATGTCCTGTCCTCCATCGCTGGTGTCTCCAGTCACGCCACCCGCCATGGTGATGTCCATGTCAGCGCTAGCCACAACAGCTACCTCTCTCGGTGTCGGCACGCCACCACCTCCTCGCTCTCCCGGTGTGCCCGTCACCGCCACAGACCTCTCCATCACATCCATGCTGCCCACCGGCACCGCTCAACAAGCTACCTCAGTGACGACCAATGTATCGAGAGCCTCTGCCATTGTCTCGCCGACGATCAAGAACGAGTAA
- the LOC129969690 gene encoding POU domain, class 2, transcription factor 3-like isoform X11 has product MFFKMMMEDSGMNGDLSNDTQDSSTSHDTADLRHDEDSVDSEKALNLAMDEEDDEDNDEPIDATMPSAASRATTNGQSVPRSSGQPSHNNCHPSSTSSIASPSAMVNNTAAALAAAAAAGQLSLNQLLAAGAQGQQQMLMQAGLAQQLQQVGKLPVNSALAGLQLNPQDLQQLQQQLQQHSLQSMQPFVFLQPGQLSANMQAQLFLQNQGLLQQGLMQQSLQNLQLQANQGAVSLPQGVLSSQAAATVAAAAAAQQQFQQQMQQQSQQHHQQQTQSQQQQPRPQAPPQPPPPPLPPSSLQQSQPVIINQAQMPPAQKMSFSQSPVHQSKPRPTEPSPEEMTDLEELEQFAKTFKQKRIKLGFTQGDVGLAMGKLYNNDFSQTTISRFEALNLSFKNMCKLKPMLQRWLEDTDASMNNPAALANVHTSPESIGRRRKKRTSIETTVRLALEKSFLQNPKPTSEEISMLAESLTMEKEVVRVWFCNRRQKEKRINPPTSCSMSCPPSLVSPVTPPAMVMSMSALATTATSLGVGTPPPPRSPGVPVTATDLSITSMLPTGTAQQATSVTTNVSRASAIVSPTIKNE; this is encoded by the exons ATTCCGGGATGAATGGCGATCTCTCGAACGACACCCAAGACAGCAGCACTAGTCATGACACGGCGGACCTCAGACATGATGAAGACAGCGTCGATTCCGAGAAAGCACTCAACCTC GCAATGGATGAGGAGGACGACGAGGACAATGATGAGCCCATCGACGCCACGATGCCCTCTGCGGCGAGTCGGGCCACCACCAACGGTCAGTCCGTGCCCCGGTCCTCCGGACAACCCTCGCACAACAACTGCCATCCGAGCTCCACCAGCTCCATTGCCTCGCCATCGGCCATGGTCAACAACACGGCGGCAGCGCTCGCTGCGGCCGCGGCGGCTGGTCAGCTCTCACTCAATCAA CTGTTAGCAGCAGGAGCTCAAGGGCAGCAACAGATGCTCATGCAAGCTGGACTTGCTCAGCAACTTCAGCAAGTTGGCAAG TTGCCTGTAAATTCAGCTTTAGCTGGCTTGCAGTTGAATCCTCAGGACCTTCAGCAGTTGCAGCAACAACTGCAGCAGCACAGTTTGCAGAGTATGCAACCTTTTGTGTTTCTGCAACCTGGCCAGTTATCTGCAAACATGCAGGCCCAGCTTTTCCTACAAAATCAG GGACTTCTTCAGCAAGGTCTTATGCAGCAGAGTCTGCAGAATCTTCAGCTGCAAGCCAATCAAGGGGCCGTTTCTCTACCTCAGGGAGTGCTGTCTTCTCAGGCAGCTGCAACTGTGGCTGCTGCTGCGGCAGCCCAACAGCAATTCCAGCAGCAGATGCAGCAGCAATCGCAGCAGCACCACCAGCAACAAACACAGTCTCAGCAGCAGCAGCCGAGACCGCAAGCGCCTCCACAACCGCCACCGCCTCCTCTACCTCCTTCTTCCCTACAACAATCACAACCGGTCATCATTAATCAGGCACAAATGCCACCAGCACAGAAG atGTCTTTCTCCCAGAGTCCAGTCCACCAATCAAAACCACGACCCACTGAACCAAGTCCGGAAGAAATGACGGATTTGGAGGAGCTTGAACAATTTGCTAaaactttcaaacaaaaaagaatCAAACTAG GCTTCACCCAAGGAGATGTGGGTTTGGCGATGGGTAAACTGTACAACAATGACTTCAGCCAGACCACGATCTCCAGGTTCGAGGCCCTCAACCTCAGCTTCAAAAACATGTGCAAACTAAAGCCGATGCTGCAGCGGTGGCTGGAGGATACCGATGCCTCCATGAACAACCCGGCTGCCCTCGCAAACGTGCACACCTCCCCAGAGTCTATAGGGCGAAGGCGAAAAAAGCGCACCAGCATCGAAACGACGGTCCGGTTAGCCCTGGAGAAGTCCTTCCTTCAGAATCCAAAACCAACCTCCGAAGAGATCTCCATGCTGGCCGAATCGCTGACCATGGAGAAGGAGGTGGTGAGGGTCTGGTTCTGCAACCGGCGGCAGAAGGAGAAGCGGATCAACCCTCCGACCAGCTGTTCCATGTCCTGTCCTCCATCGCTGGTGTCTCCAGTCACGCCACCCGCCATGGTGATGTCCATGTCAGCGCTAGCCACAACAGCTACCTCTCTCGGTGTCGGCACGCCACCACCTCCTCGCTCTCCCGGTGTGCCCGTCACCGCCACAGACCTCTCCATCACATCCATGCTGCCCACCGGCACCGCTCAACAAGCTACCTCAGTGACGACCAATGTATCGAGAGCCTCTGCCATTGTCTCGCCGACGATCAAGAACGAGTAA
- the LOC129969690 gene encoding POU domain, class 2, transcription factor 3-like isoform X7, which yields MPFLFLGNIFMFPHMECKDEGKSGGHREKRVRRGSSTEGEFDDELRLCIVDSGMNGDLSNDTQDSSTSHDTADLRHDEDSVDSEKALNLAMDEEDDEDNDEPIDATMPSAASRATTNGQSVPRSSGQPSHNNCHPSSTSSIASPSAMVNNTAAALAAAAAAGQLSLNQLLAAGAQGQQQMLMQAGLAQQLQQVGKLPVNSALAGLQLNPQDLQQLQQQLQQHSLQSMQPFVFLQPGQLSANMQAQLFLQNQGLLQQGLMQQSLQNLQLQANQGAVSLPQGVLSSQAAATVAAAAAAQQQFQQQMQQQSQQHHQQQTQSQQQQPRPQAPPQPPPPPLPPSSLQQSQPVIINQAQMPPAQKMSFSQSPVHQSKPRPTEPSPEEMTDLEELEQFAKTFKQKRIKLGFTQGDVGLAMGKLYNNDFSQTTISRFEALNLSFKNMCKLKPMLQRWLEDTDASMNNPAALANVHTSPESIGRRRKKRTSIETTVRLALEKSFLQNPKPTSEEISMLAESLTMEKEVVRVWFCNRRQKEKRINPPTSCSMSCPPSLVSPVTPPAMVMSMSALATTATSLGVGTPPPPRSPGVPVTATDLSITSMLPTGTAQQATSVTTNVSRASAIVSPTIKNE from the exons ATTCCGGGATGAATGGCGATCTCTCGAACGACACCCAAGACAGCAGCACTAGTCATGACACGGCGGACCTCAGACATGATGAAGACAGCGTCGATTCCGAGAAAGCACTCAACCTC GCAATGGATGAGGAGGACGACGAGGACAATGATGAGCCCATCGACGCCACGATGCCCTCTGCGGCGAGTCGGGCCACCACCAACGGTCAGTCCGTGCCCCGGTCCTCCGGACAACCCTCGCACAACAACTGCCATCCGAGCTCCACCAGCTCCATTGCCTCGCCATCGGCCATGGTCAACAACACGGCGGCAGCGCTCGCTGCGGCCGCGGCGGCTGGTCAGCTCTCACTCAATCAA CTGTTAGCAGCAGGAGCTCAAGGGCAGCAACAGATGCTCATGCAAGCTGGACTTGCTCAGCAACTTCAGCAAGTTGGCAAG TTGCCTGTAAATTCAGCTTTAGCTGGCTTGCAGTTGAATCCTCAGGACCTTCAGCAGTTGCAGCAACAACTGCAGCAGCACAGTTTGCAGAGTATGCAACCTTTTGTGTTTCTGCAACCTGGCCAGTTATCTGCAAACATGCAGGCCCAGCTTTTCCTACAAAATCAG GGACTTCTTCAGCAAGGTCTTATGCAGCAGAGTCTGCAGAATCTTCAGCTGCAAGCCAATCAAGGGGCCGTTTCTCTACCTCAGGGAGTGCTGTCTTCTCAGGCAGCTGCAACTGTGGCTGCTGCTGCGGCAGCCCAACAGCAATTCCAGCAGCAGATGCAGCAGCAATCGCAGCAGCACCACCAGCAACAAACACAGTCTCAGCAGCAGCAGCCGAGACCGCAAGCGCCTCCACAACCGCCACCGCCTCCTCTACCTCCTTCTTCCCTACAACAATCACAACCGGTCATCATTAATCAGGCACAAATGCCACCAGCACAGAAG atGTCTTTCTCCCAGAGTCCAGTCCACCAATCAAAACCACGACCCACTGAACCAAGTCCGGAAGAAATGACGGATTTGGAGGAGCTTGAACAATTTGCTAaaactttcaaacaaaaaagaatCAAACTAG GCTTCACCCAAGGAGATGTGGGTTTGGCGATGGGTAAACTGTACAACAATGACTTCAGCCAGACCACGATCTCCAGGTTCGAGGCCCTCAACCTCAGCTTCAAAAACATGTGCAAACTAAAGCCGATGCTGCAGCGGTGGCTGGAGGATACCGATGCCTCCATGAACAACCCGGCTGCCCTCGCAAACGTGCACACCTCCCCAGAGTCTATAGGGCGAAGGCGAAAAAAGCGCACCAGCATCGAAACGACGGTCCGGTTAGCCCTGGAGAAGTCCTTCCTTCAGAATCCAAAACCAACCTCCGAAGAGATCTCCATGCTGGCCGAATCGCTGACCATGGAGAAGGAGGTGGTGAGGGTCTGGTTCTGCAACCGGCGGCAGAAGGAGAAGCGGATCAACCCTCCGACCAGCTGTTCCATGTCCTGTCCTCCATCGCTGGTGTCTCCAGTCACGCCACCCGCCATGGTGATGTCCATGTCAGCGCTAGCCACAACAGCTACCTCTCTCGGTGTCGGCACGCCACCACCTCCTCGCTCTCCCGGTGTGCCCGTCACCGCCACAGACCTCTCCATCACATCCATGCTGCCCACCGGCACCGCTCAACAAGCTACCTCAGTGACGACCAATGTATCGAGAGCCTCTGCCATTGTCTCGCCGACGATCAAGAACGAGTAA
- the LOC129969690 gene encoding POU domain, class 2, transcription factor 3-like isoform X8 translates to MFSPGQVLGSFSWHKYKDRSLPAKGHREKRVRRGSSTEGEFDDELRLCIVDSGMNGDLSNDTQDSSTSHDTADLRHDEDSVDSEKALNLAMDEEDDEDNDEPIDATMPSAASRATTNGQSVPRSSGQPSHNNCHPSSTSSIASPSAMVNNTAAALAAAAAAGQLSLNQLLAAGAQGQQQMLMQAGLAQQLQQVGKLPVNSALAGLQLNPQDLQQLQQQLQQHSLQSMQPFVFLQPGQLSANMQAQLFLQNQGLLQQGLMQQSLQNLQLQANQGAVSLPQGVLSSQAAATVAAAAAAQQQFQQQMQQQSQQHHQQQTQSQQQQPRPQAPPQPPPPPLPPSSLQQSQPVIINQAQMPPAQKMSFSQSPVHQSKPRPTEPSPEEMTDLEELEQFAKTFKQKRIKLGFTQGDVGLAMGKLYNNDFSQTTISRFEALNLSFKNMCKLKPMLQRWLEDTDASMNNPAALANVHTSPESIGRRRKKRTSIETTVRLALEKSFLQNPKPTSEEISMLAESLTMEKEVVRVWFCNRRQKEKRINPPTSCSMSCPPSLVSPVTPPAMVMSMSALATTATSLGVGTPPPPRSPGVPVTATDLSITSMLPTGTAQQATSVTTNVSRASAIVSPTIKNE, encoded by the exons ATTCCGGGATGAATGGCGATCTCTCGAACGACACCCAAGACAGCAGCACTAGTCATGACACGGCGGACCTCAGACATGATGAAGACAGCGTCGATTCCGAGAAAGCACTCAACCTC GCAATGGATGAGGAGGACGACGAGGACAATGATGAGCCCATCGACGCCACGATGCCCTCTGCGGCGAGTCGGGCCACCACCAACGGTCAGTCCGTGCCCCGGTCCTCCGGACAACCCTCGCACAACAACTGCCATCCGAGCTCCACCAGCTCCATTGCCTCGCCATCGGCCATGGTCAACAACACGGCGGCAGCGCTCGCTGCGGCCGCGGCGGCTGGTCAGCTCTCACTCAATCAA CTGTTAGCAGCAGGAGCTCAAGGGCAGCAACAGATGCTCATGCAAGCTGGACTTGCTCAGCAACTTCAGCAAGTTGGCAAG TTGCCTGTAAATTCAGCTTTAGCTGGCTTGCAGTTGAATCCTCAGGACCTTCAGCAGTTGCAGCAACAACTGCAGCAGCACAGTTTGCAGAGTATGCAACCTTTTGTGTTTCTGCAACCTGGCCAGTTATCTGCAAACATGCAGGCCCAGCTTTTCCTACAAAATCAG GGACTTCTTCAGCAAGGTCTTATGCAGCAGAGTCTGCAGAATCTTCAGCTGCAAGCCAATCAAGGGGCCGTTTCTCTACCTCAGGGAGTGCTGTCTTCTCAGGCAGCTGCAACTGTGGCTGCTGCTGCGGCAGCCCAACAGCAATTCCAGCAGCAGATGCAGCAGCAATCGCAGCAGCACCACCAGCAACAAACACAGTCTCAGCAGCAGCAGCCGAGACCGCAAGCGCCTCCACAACCGCCACCGCCTCCTCTACCTCCTTCTTCCCTACAACAATCACAACCGGTCATCATTAATCAGGCACAAATGCCACCAGCACAGAAG atGTCTTTCTCCCAGAGTCCAGTCCACCAATCAAAACCACGACCCACTGAACCAAGTCCGGAAGAAATGACGGATTTGGAGGAGCTTGAACAATTTGCTAaaactttcaaacaaaaaagaatCAAACTAG GCTTCACCCAAGGAGATGTGGGTTTGGCGATGGGTAAACTGTACAACAATGACTTCAGCCAGACCACGATCTCCAGGTTCGAGGCCCTCAACCTCAGCTTCAAAAACATGTGCAAACTAAAGCCGATGCTGCAGCGGTGGCTGGAGGATACCGATGCCTCCATGAACAACCCGGCTGCCCTCGCAAACGTGCACACCTCCCCAGAGTCTATAGGGCGAAGGCGAAAAAAGCGCACCAGCATCGAAACGACGGTCCGGTTAGCCCTGGAGAAGTCCTTCCTTCAGAATCCAAAACCAACCTCCGAAGAGATCTCCATGCTGGCCGAATCGCTGACCATGGAGAAGGAGGTGGTGAGGGTCTGGTTCTGCAACCGGCGGCAGAAGGAGAAGCGGATCAACCCTCCGACCAGCTGTTCCATGTCCTGTCCTCCATCGCTGGTGTCTCCAGTCACGCCACCCGCCATGGTGATGTCCATGTCAGCGCTAGCCACAACAGCTACCTCTCTCGGTGTCGGCACGCCACCACCTCCTCGCTCTCCCGGTGTGCCCGTCACCGCCACAGACCTCTCCATCACATCCATGCTGCCCACCGGCACCGCTCAACAAGCTACCTCAGTGACGACCAATGTATCGAGAGCCTCTGCCATTGTCTCGCCGACGATCAAGAACGAGTAA